The following are encoded in a window of Sminthopsis crassicaudata isolate SCR6 chromosome 3, ASM4859323v1, whole genome shotgun sequence genomic DNA:
- the LOC141561844 gene encoding P2Y purinoceptor 2-like, translating to MEADGGPGANASREAGWCLVAEDYKRFYLPVTYSLVLALGLPLNAAVLWLSWCRTRRWSCSTIYLSNLMVADLLYIATLPFLIVNYALGDRWPFGEASCRLVRFLFYANLYGSILLLTCISVHRFLGVCHPVRSLAYRTRRLARRGAGASWALVLLQALPTLAFSETGSRAGRTVCYDLSRPDNFGHFFVYGMLLTLSGFVLPFLIILVCYSLMIRSLLRPAEVRAGTGSSARAKSVRTILAVCGLFALCFGPFHVTRSVYLVVRLRTTSCPLLTGVSVAYKMWRPLVSLNSCLNPVLFFLSGGSNRVRLLRELWPHR from the coding sequence ATGGAGGCGGACGGCGGCCCGGGGGCCAACGCGTCTCGGGAGGCAGGGTGGTGTCTCGTGGCGGAGGACTACAAGCGCTTCTACCTGCCGGTCACCTACAGCCTGGTCCTGGCGCTGGGGCTGCCGCTGAACGCCGCGGTGCTGTGGCTGTCGTGGTGCCGCACGAGGCGCTGGAGCTGCAGCACCATCTACCTGTCCAACCTGATGGTGGCCGACCTGCTCTACATCGCCACGCTGCCCTTCCTGATCGTCAACTACGCGCTGGGCGACCGCTGGCCCTTCGGCGAGGCCTCGTGCCGCCTGGTGCGCTTCCTGTTCTACGCCAACCTGTACGGCAGCATCCTGCTGCTCACGTGCATCAGCGTGCACCGCTTCCTGGGCGTGTGCCACCCGGTGCGCTCGCTGGCCTACCGCACGCGCAGGCTGGCCCGCCGCGGCGCGGGCGCCAGCTGGGCCCTGGTGCTGCTGCAGGCGCTGCCCACGCTGGCCTTCTCCGAGACGGGCTCGCGCGCCGGCCGCACCGTCTGCTACGACCTGAGCCGCCCCGACAACTTCGGCCACTTCTTCGTCTACGGCATGCTGCTGACCCTCTCGGGCTTCGTCCTGCCCTTCCTCATCATCCTCGTCTGCTACTCGCTCATGATCCGGAGCCTGCTGAGGCCGGCCGAGGTGCGGGCGGGCACGGGCTCGAGCGCGCGGGCCAAGTCCGTGCGCACCATCCTGGCCGTGTGCGGCCTCTTCGCCCTCTGCTTCGGGCCCTTCCACGTCACGCGCTCCGTCTACTTGGTGGTGCGGCTCCGCACCACCAGCTGCCCGCTGCTCACCGGGGTCAGCGTGGCCTACAAGATGTGGCGGCCGCTGGTCAGCCTCAACAGCTGCCTGAACCCGGTGCTCTTCTTCCTGTCCGGCGGCAGCAACAGGGTCCGGCTGCTCCGGGAGCTGTGGCCGCACCggtga